Proteins found in one Candidatus Desulfatibia profunda genomic segment:
- a CDS encoding SagB/ThcOx family dehydrogenase produces MALYQQGLAFRYVQGTKYHQDQLLRDSLGSIPAPPSLKTYPEAVHLQLPQPDLGRPADLWQCLARRRSQRDTTSEPLALEELAVLLWAAQGVTARAGTYLLRTAPSAGALYPFETYLYLDRVEGAPQGLYHFNVADFALDLLKKESFNRSITAACLGQSAVRRAAVVIIWTAMMLRCMSKYRDRAMRYIPMDLGHVCQNVQLAATAMGFGSCPIGAFYDDDINKLLGVDGQEETVLYLVTVGKMIICNL; encoded by the coding sequence ATGGCACTCTATCAACAGGGCCTTGCCTTTCGCTATGTGCAGGGCACTAAATATCACCAGGATCAACTTCTGAGGGACAGCCTGGGTTCCATTCCTGCGCCCCCGAGCCTTAAAACCTATCCAGAGGCTGTGCATTTGCAACTGCCGCAACCGGATTTAGGCCGGCCGGCAGACCTTTGGCAATGCCTGGCCCGGCGCCGCTCCCAGCGTGACACCACTTCCGAGCCGTTGGCCCTTGAAGAACTCGCCGTGCTGTTATGGGCCGCCCAGGGGGTGACGGCACGGGCCGGCACGTATTTGCTCCGGACCGCACCTTCGGCCGGAGCTCTCTATCCTTTTGAAACCTATCTTTATCTTGACCGGGTGGAAGGTGCACCCCAGGGACTTTACCATTTCAATGTGGCTGATTTTGCGCTGGATCTCTTAAAGAAAGAAAGTTTTAATCGCAGCATCACGGCCGCCTGCCTGGGCCAGTCGGCTGTGCGCCGGGCAGCCGTGGTTATCATCTGGACCGCAATGATGCTCCGCTGCATGAGCAAGTACCGCGATCGCGCCATGCGCTACATTCCCATGGATTTAGGGCATGTCTGCCAGAATGTCCAACTGGCCGCAACTGCCATGGGTTTTGGCTCCTGTCCCATAGGCGCCTTCTATGATGATGATATCAATAAACTTTTGGGGGTCGACGGCCAGGAAGAAACGGTGTTGTATCTGGTCACGGTAGGCAAGATGATTATTTGTAATTTATAA